In the Zestosphaera sp. genome, one interval contains:
- a CDS encoding indolepyruvate oxidoreductase subunit beta, which produces MKYYHIMIAGVGGQGNLLLSRIIGDAALSRGLRVRLGETFGAAQRGGSVHSHVRIGREVYGPLMLEDEADALLALEPLEGLRRGVQYLKEGGLAVLNTRKVSSIDVNVGIAKYPNIEEIIESFKKLKARIIYHDFTKIAEEVGSPRLMNVVILGVFAGIAENELPFTTEDLRTAVRNRVPSRWVELNLRAFDRGYEFSKSYSSSL; this is translated from the coding sequence GTGAAGTACTATCATATAATGATAGCTGGTGTTGGGGGGCAGGGTAATCTACTCCTCTCAAGAATCATAGGTGATGCAGCTCTCTCTAGAGGCTTAAGAGTCAGGCTAGGAGAGACTTTCGGCGCGGCTCAGAGAGGCGGGTCAGTACACTCTCACGTGAGAATTGGGAGAGAAGTCTACGGGCCATTGATGCTTGAGGATGAAGCAGACGCGTTACTAGCGCTAGAACCTCTTGAAGGATTAAGACGGGGTGTTCAGTACTTAAAAGAAGGGGGCTTAGCAGTCCTGAATACTAGGAAAGTGAGTTCCATCGATGTTAATGTGGGTATAGCCAAGTACCCCAACATAGAAGAAATAATTGAGTCTTTCAAGAAGTTAAAGGCCAGGATAATATACCACGACTTTACTAAGATAGCTGAGGAAGTGGGGTCCCCAAGACTAATGAACGTCGTTATACTAGGTGTGTTTGCCGGGATCGCTGAGAATGAGCTTCCCTTTACTACGGAAGACTTGAGAACTGCCGTAAGAAACAGAGTTCCGTCAAGATGGGTTGAATTAAATTTAAGAGCTTTCGATAGAGGTTATGAATTCTCTAAGAGTTACTCTAGTAGTCTTTAG
- a CDS encoding gamma-glutamyltransferase family protein: MLRVPFYSSRGVVASETTLASAVGVKILEVGGNAVDASVATSLMLSVNIPHLGGLGGDFFALVKDSQGRITFINGSGYAPSMMSIELIKSMGLKEIPLEGPLSIVVPGIVDGLRLMWEKLGSLEWRKIVDLVISSLKNGFPVSPGFATALNNFRDLLLRDEGSRKTYYSSAHYYLPGQLIRFDGMIKALELIREDPRQFYEGDIAVKISQYVRSVGGVLSYEDMRNYRAEIGEPIKLSLDDITVYEMPPNTQGITTLQLLKLLEEEHVDKPNSINRLKTYIHLFKTVYKIRDSHVGDPRYMHVKTNELLNIDFLRSSAAGQHRVYGGDTTYFAVVDSEGAIVSGIQSLFYPFGSKITEPTYGITLNSRASSFNLIPNHPNSLAPLKKPLHTLSAMIIVARDREMALGLSGGHFRPQLHAEIFQNIFKYKMNPQEAIEHPRFVWYPGTNIIELEEGFEEGVIEEYTLRKVKYPARLGVAAIAETKDNVKAGYVDVRGDGLALGLL; encoded by the coding sequence GTGCTTAGGGTTCCTTTCTATTCTTCTAGAGGTGTAGTAGCTAGTGAAACTACTTTAGCCTCTGCCGTAGGGGTTAAGATTCTTGAAGTTGGAGGTAACGCCGTAGACGCTTCCGTAGCTACATCTTTAATGCTCTCAGTTAATATACCTCATTTAGGTGGCTTGGGGGGCGATTTCTTCGCTCTAGTTAAAGACTCTCAAGGGAGAATCACGTTTATCAATGGCTCGGGCTACGCCCCCTCAATGATGAGCATAGAGCTTATCAAGTCAATGGGTCTTAAGGAAATCCCCTTAGAAGGGCCTCTCTCAATCGTAGTTCCGGGAATAGTTGACGGACTCAGACTCATGTGGGAGAAGCTAGGATCTCTTGAGTGGAGAAAGATTGTAGACCTAGTGATAAGCTCATTAAAGAACGGCTTTCCAGTCTCGCCAGGTTTTGCCACAGCTCTCAACAACTTCAGAGACCTGCTACTCAGAGATGAAGGCTCTAGAAAGACTTACTACAGTAGCGCCCACTATTACTTGCCAGGACAACTCATTAGGTTTGACGGCATGATTAAAGCGTTAGAACTCATCAGAGAAGATCCTAGACAGTTCTACGAAGGCGATATAGCCGTCAAGATCTCACAATATGTGAGGTCCGTGGGTGGAGTGTTAAGCTACGAGGACATGAGAAACTACAGAGCAGAAATCGGAGAACCGATTAAGTTATCCTTAGATGATATCACAGTATACGAAATGCCCCCCAATACTCAAGGCATTACAACCCTCCAACTGCTAAAGCTCCTTGAAGAAGAACATGTTGACAAGCCGAACTCTATTAACAGATTAAAAACATACATACACCTGTTTAAGACAGTATACAAGATTAGAGACTCTCACGTGGGAGACCCACGTTACATGCACGTTAAAACGAACGAGCTACTAAACATAGACTTCCTACGTAGTAGCGCCGCAGGCCAGCATAGAGTATATGGCGGCGACACTACTTATTTCGCAGTCGTAGATAGTGAGGGCGCCATAGTATCAGGGATCCAGTCACTTTTTTATCCTTTTGGCTCTAAAATAACAGAACCTACGTACGGTATAACCTTAAACTCTAGAGCTTCTTCTTTTAACCTGATTCCGAATCACCCGAATTCACTAGCTCCGCTAAAGAAACCCTTACACACACTCTCGGCGATGATAATAGTAGCTAGAGATAGAGAGATGGCTTTAGGACTCTCAGGAGGTCACTTCAGACCGCAATTACATGCAGAAATATTCCAGAATATCTTCAAGTATAAGATGAACCCGCAGGAAGCTATAGAACACCCCAGATTTGTGTGGTATCCTGGAACTAACATCATAGAACTTGAAGAAGGTTTTGAAGAGGGGGTTATTGAGGAGTATACGTTGCGGAAAGTCAAGTATCCTGCAAGACTCGGTGTGGCGGCAATCGCGGAGACCAAAGACAACGTGAAGGCGGGTTACGTTGACGTAAGAGGTGATGGCTTGGCTCTAGGGCTACTTTAG
- a CDS encoding radical SAM protein gives MMTNHRGKEFLGFMTTGPAIGIPEFLWMWIAAPKVKVDELGRPVEAPYGLRKIEARLQDLGYKAAVIDPDYISKHLNNMKILMIGHHDYFAYGPPSSEWWFITGKEPVNRKSFVRFMRSEPVRKAREKGVKIIAGGPAAWQWLWEVELMREFGVDTVIDGEAELVIGDIVERALNNEELPQYVFVGPYEVPQVSEIPVIRGASVNGLVEIMRGCPRGCKFCSVTLRPLRYIPLEKIRAEVEINVRNGVKNTILHSEDVLLYGADGIKPKEEPLIKLHELVKRLTPDSIAWAHTSFAAVKFAEDNYRLLSKIMNDILYDKQDYLGVEIGLETGSPNLAKKIMPAKSAPYPPEKWPEVVEEALKILHENRIVPAVTLILGIPEETPDDLIKTSELLDRIRQYRSLVVPMFFVPMGALKDRDWFRKNAIRREHIDVMLKTLHHSIYWAEDIMNKFYIKESKYLPVRILLKAFIRYVKYKVNKLRPLLEELTHD, from the coding sequence ATGATGACAAACCATAGGGGGAAGGAATTCCTGGGGTTCATGACTACGGGCCCTGCTATAGGCATCCCTGAGTTTTTATGGATGTGGATCGCAGCTCCTAAAGTGAAAGTTGATGAGCTAGGTAGACCTGTTGAAGCACCTTACGGGCTAAGGAAAATCGAAGCAAGACTTCAGGACTTAGGTTACAAGGCAGCCGTCATAGACCCTGACTATATAAGCAAACACTTAAATAACATGAAGATCCTCATGATAGGACATCACGACTACTTTGCTTACGGACCCCCAAGCAGTGAGTGGTGGTTCATCACAGGTAAGGAACCCGTGAATAGGAAATCATTCGTGAGATTTATGAGGAGTGAGCCGGTACGTAAAGCTAGAGAAAAGGGCGTAAAAATAATAGCTGGTGGTCCGGCGGCGTGGCAGTGGTTGTGGGAGGTTGAGTTGATGCGTGAGTTTGGTGTTGATACAGTGATTGACGGGGAAGCTGAGCTAGTAATTGGCGACATAGTTGAGAGAGCCTTAAACAACGAGGAATTACCTCAATACGTTTTCGTAGGACCTTATGAAGTGCCGCAAGTGAGTGAAATACCTGTGATTAGAGGAGCGAGTGTGAACGGACTTGTAGAGATAATGCGGGGATGTCCCAGAGGCTGCAAATTCTGTTCGGTTACGTTAAGGCCGCTCAGGTACATACCGCTAGAGAAGATTAGAGCTGAGGTAGAGATTAACGTGCGTAACGGGGTCAAGAACACAATACTTCATAGTGAGGATGTCTTGCTATACGGTGCTGACGGCATTAAGCCTAAAGAAGAACCTTTAATTAAGTTACACGAGCTAGTTAAAAGACTAACTCCAGACAGCATAGCTTGGGCACACACCAGCTTCGCGGCAGTCAAGTTTGCTGAAGACAACTACAGATTATTATCTAAGATAATGAACGACATACTATATGACAAGCAAGACTACCTAGGCGTTGAGATAGGTCTTGAGACAGGTAGCCCGAACCTAGCTAAGAAAATAATGCCTGCTAAATCAGCGCCATACCCCCCTGAAAAATGGCCTGAGGTAGTTGAGGAAGCTCTTAAAATACTCCACGAGAACAGGATAGTGCCTGCCGTGACACTAATTCTGGGAATACCAGAAGAAACTCCTGACGACTTAATTAAAACGTCTGAGCTCCTAGACAGGATACGCCAGTATAGAAGTCTCGTGGTGCCCATGTTTTTCGTTCCTATGGGTGCCTTAAAAGATAGAGACTGGTTTAGGAAGAACGCTATCAGGAGAGAACACATAGACGTGATGCTCAAAACACTACACCACTCTATATACTGGGCCGAAGACATAATGAATAAGTTTTACATTAAAGAATCAAAATACTTACCCGTCAGGATACTCTTGAAAGCCTTTATAAGGTACGTGAAATACAAAGTCAATAAACTCAGACCCCTACTTGAGGAACTAACCCATGACTAA
- a CDS encoding Rid family detoxifying hydrolase, protein MKYVYTDKAPKPVGPYSQGVLVGNFLFISGQLPINPLTSELVKNDFKGAAKQALTNVIEIVRASGGDVRNIVKVTVYLKDIAKFSEFNEVYSELLGDHKPARAVVAVSSIPRDADLMIEAIAYIES, encoded by the coding sequence ATGAAGTATGTTTATACAGACAAAGCTCCTAAGCCTGTAGGACCGTATTCTCAGGGAGTTTTAGTCGGCAACTTTCTCTTCATTTCAGGGCAGTTGCCCATAAACCCCTTAACTAGTGAGTTAGTGAAGAATGATTTTAAAGGGGCTGCTAAACAGGCTTTAACTAACGTGATAGAGATAGTTCGCGCGTCCGGAGGAGACGTGAGAAACATAGTTAAAGTTACTGTATACTTGAAAGACATAGCCAAGTTTAGTGAGTTTAATGAGGTCTATAGTGAATTATTAGGCGATCATAAACCAGCTAGAGCTGTAGTAGCTGTGTCCTCAATACCTAGAGATGCTGACTTAATGATTGAGGCAATAGCATACATAGAAAGTTAA
- a CDS encoding CoA-binding protein, whose translation MSSDIRLFFEPKSVAVIGASRDPLKTGHIILRNIIEGGYKGGIYPINPSADEILGLKCYKSVLEVPESIDLAVVVVPARLVPNVINELSIKGVKAAVIISGGFRETGTQEGLRLEEELKFRARESGVRVLGPNCQGVNNPHVGLCASWPLIKTKGPLSIISQSGTIAAAFELWAEEEGIGVSKMAALGNKIDVDETDLLEYLREDADTKSIAMYIESVKDGRRFLKVATETSLVKPVVVLKSGRTPSGVRAVASHTGSLAGSYAIYYSAFRKAGIAVADTIEELYDMAKGLALLPRTYGDRVQIVTSSGGSGIVSVDYAEMLGLRLANLDDSSKESLRSELPSHCIVGNPLDLTGDADASRYDKVLRVLAKDPNIDIVLTIFGDPIPNASEVVKRWFNSGKTIVPVYIGGGSVEVVERRKMHESRIPTFKTPERAVKVVKALVDYTRFLKIHQVL comes from the coding sequence ATGAGTTCAGATATAAGATTGTTTTTTGAGCCCAAATCAGTAGCTGTTATAGGAGCTTCTAGAGACCCATTAAAGACGGGACACATCATACTCAGAAACATTATTGAGGGTGGGTACAAGGGAGGAATATATCCGATTAACCCTTCAGCTGACGAGATCCTTGGTTTAAAATGTTATAAGTCAGTTTTAGAAGTTCCTGAAAGCATAGATCTGGCAGTCGTAGTTGTTCCAGCTAGGTTGGTGCCTAATGTTATTAACGAACTAAGCATTAAGGGAGTTAAAGCCGCCGTGATCATTTCAGGCGGTTTCAGAGAAACTGGCACTCAGGAAGGGCTTAGACTAGAAGAAGAACTTAAATTTAGAGCTCGTGAGAGTGGCGTAAGAGTTTTAGGACCTAACTGTCAGGGAGTAAATAATCCTCACGTAGGGTTGTGTGCTTCATGGCCTCTAATAAAGACTAAGGGACCTCTATCCATAATATCACAGAGCGGCACTATAGCAGCAGCTTTCGAGTTGTGGGCTGAGGAGGAGGGCATAGGCGTGAGTAAGATGGCGGCATTAGGGAATAAGATAGATGTTGACGAGACTGACTTACTAGAGTATTTAAGAGAAGACGCTGACACCAAGTCTATTGCTATGTACATAGAAAGCGTTAAAGATGGCAGGAGATTCTTGAAAGTAGCTACTGAGACTAGCCTCGTAAAGCCTGTAGTGGTTCTTAAATCAGGCAGGACTCCTTCAGGGGTTAGGGCAGTAGCCTCACATACAGGCTCGTTAGCCGGCTCTTACGCTATCTACTATTCAGCTTTCAGGAAAGCCGGGATAGCAGTTGCTGATACTATAGAGGAACTCTATGATATGGCTAAGGGTCTAGCTTTACTGCCCAGAACGTACGGTGACCGTGTTCAGATAGTCACTTCTTCAGGAGGTTCTGGAATAGTGTCTGTAGATTATGCAGAGATGCTTGGTTTAAGACTAGCTAACTTAGACGATTCATCTAAGGAGAGCTTACGTAGTGAACTGCCATCCCACTGCATAGTAGGTAATCCGCTAGACCTTACCGGAGATGCTGACGCGTCAAGATACGATAAAGTCTTAAGAGTCCTGGCAAAAGACCCCAACATAGACATAGTCTTAACTATATTCGGCGATCCAATACCTAACGCAAGCGAAGTCGTTAAGAGATGGTTTAATTCGGGGAAGACTATAGTTCCAGTATACATAGGTGGGGGTTCTGTTGAGGTAGTAGAGAGAAGGAAGATGCATGAATCTAGAATACCTACTTTCAAGACACCTGAGCGAGCAGTTAAGGTAGTGAAGGCTTTAGTAGACTACACCAGGTTCTTAAAAATTCATCAAGTCTTATGA
- a CDS encoding cysteine synthase family protein, producing the protein MRVGESIADVVGETPVVKLKKVIPEDVKAEIWVKLEFMNPSGSVKDRMALYMIKKAEREGRLSKGKAIVVATTGNTGIAFAALGAALGYKVVIVIPEEMSRERFSLIEHYGAEIVKVPGGESDAFKALEYGRELERKYPDKYVFLDQWDDEANVEAHYETTGKEIIKQLGTVDAFVAHVGTGGTLVGVAKKLKEVNPRTLVVGAEPAECPVAYHWFYTGVEGPWGRHEIEGVGDGFVPNIVKKYKHLIDHFEVVSSGEAIEMSRKLARLEGLAVGISSGANVAAAIKIARRFGIGEGKKIVTLLPDYAARYFSTRLFQENNKKGL; encoded by the coding sequence ATGAGAGTTGGCGAGTCAATAGCGGATGTGGTAGGTGAAACTCCCGTAGTGAAGCTTAAGAAAGTAATACCGGAGGATGTGAAGGCTGAGATTTGGGTTAAGCTAGAATTCATGAATCCTTCAGGTAGTGTTAAGGATAGGATGGCTCTCTACATGATTAAAAAAGCTGAGAGAGAAGGCAGGCTAAGTAAGGGCAAAGCTATAGTAGTAGCGACCACAGGCAATACTGGGATAGCTTTTGCTGCTTTAGGTGCTGCGTTAGGCTATAAAGTAGTTATAGTGATTCCGGAAGAAATGAGTAGAGAAAGATTCTCATTGATTGAGCATTACGGTGCAGAGATTGTTAAGGTGCCTGGTGGCGAGTCAGACGCTTTTAAAGCTCTAGAGTACGGTAGAGAACTCGAAAGAAAGTATCCTGACAAGTACGTCTTCTTAGACCAGTGGGATGATGAAGCAAACGTCGAAGCACACTATGAAACTACAGGAAAAGAGATAATTAAGCAATTGGGTACTGTAGACGCTTTCGTAGCTCACGTAGGTACTGGAGGAACTCTAGTAGGTGTTGCTAAGAAGCTTAAGGAAGTCAATCCCAGAACCCTCGTTGTTGGTGCAGAACCTGCCGAATGTCCCGTAGCATACCACTGGTTCTACACTGGCGTAGAAGGACCCTGGGGTAGACATGAGATAGAAGGCGTGGGAGACGGGTTCGTGCCGAATATAGTTAAGAAGTATAAGCACCTAATAGATCACTTTGAAGTAGTTAGTTCGGGAGAAGCTATAGAAATGTCTAGAAAATTAGCTAGGCTTGAGGGACTTGCGGTAGGAATATCTTCAGGTGCTAACGTAGCAGCAGCTATTAAGATAGCTAGAAGGTTTGGTATTGGTGAAGGAAAGAAAATAGTTACTCTTCTTCCAGACTATGCAGCAAGATATTTCAGTACTAGACTTTTCCAAGAAAACAATAAAAAAGGTCTTTAA
- a CDS encoding membrane dipeptidase — MAYPVIDLHEDVSLYFLLFGGGQPLADFSDDVMGRNADMPKYVRGNVRLVFSSIFPGTHTFDIKLLEQRGRDKWLPKVIMRYPQIQVFEHLKIYYSLSEAYNIRVVESFREADEIIRSSDYKLGFIIHVEGADAIDDPYDLVLLKKLGVRSLGITWNYNNKWASSCFSSKDYGLTPEGEELVKYANKLGMIIDLAHASKKTAVDVLQASKKPVIISHANIKSLHDHKRNVDDEVLELLSSNKGVIGLSFVSSFISSKKKSNVNDLVNHFVYVYERFGSSILAIGTDFHGLLGLPGPEGLESVDKVQVLLDALRDRGLNESDIRKIAYENVLTLLENVFS, encoded by the coding sequence TTGGCGTACCCCGTCATAGATTTACATGAAGATGTTTCACTTTACTTCTTGTTATTTGGCGGAGGACAGCCTTTAGCAGACTTTAGCGATGATGTGATGGGCAGAAACGCGGACATGCCTAAGTATGTTCGCGGCAACGTGAGGTTAGTATTCTCGTCTATTTTTCCAGGCACTCACACTTTCGACATAAAACTACTTGAGCAGAGGGGGAGAGATAAGTGGCTACCTAAAGTCATTATGAGGTACCCTCAAATACAAGTCTTTGAGCACCTTAAGATCTATTACTCACTTTCTGAAGCTTACAACATAAGAGTAGTTGAGTCTTTTAGAGAAGCTGACGAGATTATCAGGTCGAGTGACTATAAGTTAGGCTTCATTATTCATGTAGAGGGGGCTGACGCTATCGACGACCCGTACGACCTAGTTCTTCTTAAGAAGCTCGGTGTGAGATCTTTAGGGATAACGTGGAATTACAATAATAAGTGGGCTTCATCCTGCTTCTCAAGTAAAGACTATGGGTTGACTCCTGAGGGAGAAGAACTAGTTAAGTATGCTAACAAGCTAGGCATGATAATAGACTTAGCTCACGCAAGTAAAAAGACTGCAGTAGATGTGCTTCAAGCTTCTAAGAAGCCTGTTATAATAAGTCATGCTAACATAAAGTCACTACACGACCATAAGAGAAACGTAGATGATGAGGTTTTAGAACTCCTCTCGTCAAATAAGGGAGTGATTGGGTTGTCTTTTGTGAGTTCTTTCATATCTTCTAAGAAGAAATCTAACGTTAATGACTTAGTCAATCACTTCGTGTACGTTTACGAGAGATTCGGCTCGAGCATACTAGCTATAGGCACTGACTTTCACGGACTTTTAGGTCTTCCAGGACCTGAAGGACTTGAGTCTGTCGATAAGGTGCAGGTACTTCTAGACGCGTTGAGAGACAGAGGCCTCAACGAATCAGACATTAGGAAGATAGCGTATGAGAATGTTCTTACTTTGTTAGAGAATGTTTTCAGCTAA
- a CDS encoding thiamine pyrophosphate-dependent enzyme: MFKIDGNALLTCGVVVVHIVGLDKPGVRFLLQGNEAVARGALEGGVQVATGYPGTPSSEVIETLSEIAKDYGIYVEWSVNEKVAFDVAVGAAVVGARALVTAKNAGVNWYMDMFATVVYGGLPGGLVVYAADDPGAFYSSTEQDTRPLAKSVGVLILEPADQGESKEMVKLGFDYSERFELPVFVRSVTRISHSTGDVLFGEIKKERNKVFFNRHYGLPFRYNVYGPYKYKGEVGPSAKHAWQLEKLEIIKEFVEEVPFNWVEEGDTDVGIVASGIGYSYVKDVLARLDGSVKPWVFKIGTPYPLPIRKLSKFLSNLREVLVVEEGDPLVEEEIKALSKDCCPEIKILGRESGTIRSFGELGLSQVLKAVSELTGSKYYEPSNERRNIKAEIKKIIAPRSSMLCAGCPHLGTYWVLRFALHKTVNKYRDRFKGAWIVNGDIGCYEMGGYGLFAREIEPWREKTTKRVSFDNPYEILDTNYIMGGGIGLAQGQYHAGYREGPIVAVAGDSTFFHACMPALLNATYNKAAITFLVLDNSWTAMTGHQPAPTTGFTATGSPSKTYRIEDVARALGVDDVWVVDPYDIKSAEEALLKAMDKTINESKTTLVVFRRECALQVVRRLTREGKVITHYLVDVSKCVGCRLCVQLGCPAIGWDESSRKAFIDSTLCVSCSLCAQVCPVKAIKPSTEKVVGVKEV; encoded by the coding sequence ATGTTTAAAATTGACGGTAATGCGTTACTTACTTGTGGTGTTGTAGTAGTGCATATTGTTGGACTAGACAAACCCGGAGTTAGGTTCCTTCTTCAAGGTAATGAAGCAGTAGCTAGAGGCGCTTTAGAAGGGGGTGTTCAAGTAGCTACTGGCTATCCCGGCACGCCGTCTTCAGAAGTTATTGAGACTTTGTCTGAGATAGCTAAAGATTACGGGATTTACGTGGAGTGGTCTGTTAACGAGAAAGTAGCTTTTGATGTTGCTGTAGGTGCCGCCGTTGTTGGTGCTCGTGCTCTAGTGACTGCTAAAAACGCCGGGGTTAACTGGTACATGGATATGTTTGCTACGGTAGTTTATGGAGGGCTTCCCGGAGGTCTCGTAGTGTACGCTGCCGACGATCCTGGAGCATTCTACAGCTCTACAGAACAAGACACGAGACCTTTAGCTAAGAGTGTGGGCGTCTTGATTTTAGAGCCTGCTGATCAAGGAGAGTCTAAAGAGATGGTGAAGTTAGGTTTTGATTACTCAGAAAGATTTGAATTACCCGTGTTTGTTAGGTCTGTGACTAGGATTAGTCACTCAACCGGTGACGTATTGTTCGGTGAAATCAAGAAGGAAAGAAATAAAGTCTTCTTCAATAGGCATTACGGGTTGCCCTTCAGATATAACGTTTATGGTCCCTATAAGTACAAGGGTGAGGTAGGTCCTTCAGCTAAGCATGCATGGCAACTAGAAAAGTTAGAAATCATTAAAGAATTTGTTGAGGAAGTGCCTTTTAATTGGGTTGAGGAAGGAGACACAGACGTTGGTATAGTTGCTTCAGGTATTGGATATTCTTATGTTAAAGATGTTTTAGCAAGACTAGACGGTAGTGTTAAACCATGGGTGTTTAAGATAGGGACTCCATACCCTCTCCCTATCAGAAAATTATCTAAGTTTTTGAGCAACTTAAGAGAAGTCTTAGTCGTCGAGGAAGGTGACCCTCTAGTCGAAGAAGAGATTAAGGCTTTGAGCAAGGATTGCTGTCCTGAGATCAAGATTCTAGGTAGAGAGTCAGGCACTATAAGAAGCTTTGGCGAGTTAGGACTCTCTCAAGTCTTGAAAGCTGTTTCTGAGTTGACAGGCTCTAAATATTATGAGCCAAGCAACGAGAGGAGAAATATTAAAGCAGAGATAAAGAAGATCATAGCTCCAAGGTCCTCAATGCTATGTGCTGGTTGCCCGCACTTAGGGACTTACTGGGTGCTCAGATTCGCTCTCCATAAGACAGTTAACAAGTATAGGGATAGGTTTAAGGGTGCCTGGATAGTCAACGGTGATATAGGTTGCTACGAGATGGGCGGTTATGGACTCTTCGCGCGTGAGATAGAGCCCTGGAGAGAAAAAACTACTAAGAGAGTAAGCTTTGATAATCCGTACGAAATTCTCGACACTAACTACATAATGGGTGGTGGTATAGGTTTAGCACAGGGTCAGTATCATGCCGGCTACCGCGAGGGCCCTATAGTAGCAGTAGCTGGTGACTCCACATTCTTCCATGCGTGTATGCCCGCACTACTTAACGCAACATATAATAAGGCCGCGATAACCTTCCTGGTGCTAGATAATTCCTGGACAGCTATGACAGGTCATCAACCAGCCCCCACAACAGGTTTCACTGCCACGGGTTCGCCAAGCAAGACTTACAGAATAGAAGACGTTGCTAGAGCTTTAGGAGTAGATGATGTGTGGGTTGTCGACCCATACGACATAAAAAGCGCTGAAGAAGCTTTATTGAAAGCTATGGACAAGACCATAAATGAGAGTAAAACTACTTTAGTTGTCTTCAGGCGAGAGTGTGCGTTACAAGTGGTTAGGAGACTCACTAGAGAAGGTAAGGTAATAACACATTACCTAGTTGACGTGAGTAAGTGTGTGGGTTGCAGGCTCTGTGTGCAGTTAGGGTGTCCAGCTATTGGGTGGGACGAGAGTTCTAGGAAAGCTTTTATAGACTCTACTCTCTGCGTTTCATGCTCTCTCTGTGCTCAGGTGTGTCCAGTAAAAGCGATAAAACCATCAACTGAGAAAGTAGTGGGTGTTAAGGAGGTGTGA
- a CDS encoding ABC transporter substrate-binding protein: MLYVVTRHSGDIQEVARSEFLNSEIARRYNIKDVKFVYLEAGWWVPIIQQKNYDVGWGGGPTLFDTLYQAGLLAPLTSGEVLDAVNQIPDYIAGAPMKRLGPDNKIYWVAAAMSSFGFTVNLATLNSYGLPQPTKWSDLGSVDYARKLILLGKEAVGIANPTQSTSNTRMYEIILQAYGWTNGWKVLTTMAANAKVYQGSADVRDGVIAGDIDVGITIDFYGYIAQSQNPDCKYLIPTGETIVNGDPIALLKTSRNPEAAQAFIAWVLTEGQWKVWFKPDINRLPVNPRAFETPEGMKRQDLYQAFLEINRTVGIPFDDNLALSYEKAVIHYFEAVLVNLNSDLKQVWKTLVSKYLSGQLSQSQFDYYVSILSAPLTYIDPKTGQASTFTQEDAIRVTSIVGSEPQMLDLYKLAWTQAASQRYQQILSELGR; the protein is encoded by the coding sequence GTGCTGTACGTAGTCACCAGACATTCAGGTGATATTCAGGAAGTCGCTAGAAGTGAGTTCTTGAATTCTGAGATTGCGAGGAGGTATAACATCAAAGACGTTAAATTCGTGTACTTGGAGGCCGGGTGGTGGGTCCCCATTATTCAGCAGAAGAATTACGATGTTGGCTGGGGAGGCGGTCCCACGCTCTTTGATACTCTGTATCAAGCTGGATTACTGGCTCCCTTAACTTCAGGAGAAGTTTTAGATGCAGTGAATCAAATACCGGACTACATAGCCGGCGCTCCGATGAAGAGGTTAGGTCCGGATAACAAGATATATTGGGTTGCTGCGGCAATGTCTTCTTTTGGATTTACCGTGAACTTAGCTACTCTCAATTCTTATGGTTTGCCTCAACCGACTAAGTGGAGTGACTTAGGTAGCGTAGATTACGCTCGTAAGCTCATTCTTTTAGGTAAAGAAGCAGTAGGAATAGCTAACCCAACTCAATCAACCAGCAACACTAGAATGTATGAAATAATCTTACAGGCTTACGGATGGACAAACGGCTGGAAAGTACTAACTACCATGGCTGCTAATGCTAAAGTATATCAGGGGTCAGCAGACGTGAGAGACGGTGTTATCGCGGGAGACATAGATGTGGGGATTACTATAGACTTTTACGGGTATATAGCTCAATCACAAAACCCTGACTGCAAGTATTTAATTCCTACTGGCGAAACAATAGTCAACGGAGACCCTATAGCTCTCCTAAAAACCTCCCGTAACCCTGAAGCTGCTCAGGCCTTCATAGCATGGGTCCTTACTGAGGGTCAGTGGAAGGTTTGGTTTAAGCCTGACATAAACAGACTCCCAGTAAATCCAAGAGCTTTCGAAACTCCTGAGGGAATGAAAAGACAAGACCTCTATCAAGCGTTCCTAGAAATAAACAGAACTGTTGGCATCCCATTCGATGATAACTTAGCCCTATCCTATGAGAAAGCAGTGATACACTACTTCGAGGCTGTATTAGTAAACCTCAATAGTGATTTGAAGCAGGTCTGGAAAACGTTAGTCAGCAAATATCTAAGCGGGCAACTCTCTCAGAGTCAGTTCGATTATTATGTGAGCATTCTTAGCGCCCCACTCACCTACATCGACCCCAAAACAGGGCAAGCGTCAACATTTACGCAGGAAGACGCTATAAGGGTAACCAGCATCGTAGGGAGTGAACCACAAATGCTAGACCTCTATAAGCTTGCGTGGACGCAAGCAGCGTCCCAGCGATATCAGCAAATACTAAGCGAGCTTGGGAGATAA